One genomic segment of Amycolatopsis sp. Hca4 includes these proteins:
- a CDS encoding DoxX family protein, giving the protein MAVRHGLTLLRISMGLVFLGFGVLKFFPGVSPAEKLVEATIHELTGGAVPALVPFSVALAGTAALECVIGLSLVTGWWFHRVRYLLALELAGILSPLALLPSRLFSGPGHAPTLEGQYVLKDIVLLAAAIVLATRASTADSSTVPAVPAQRDHRAAAAAPVRATDPVAAGFRTTRER; this is encoded by the coding sequence TTGGCGGTACGGCACGGGCTGACCCTGCTGCGGATCAGCATGGGCCTGGTATTCCTGGGATTCGGTGTGCTCAAGTTCTTTCCCGGCGTCAGTCCCGCCGAGAAACTGGTCGAGGCCACGATCCACGAGCTGACCGGGGGAGCGGTGCCGGCGCTGGTTCCCTTTTCCGTCGCGCTGGCCGGGACGGCGGCGCTCGAATGCGTGATCGGGCTGTCGCTGGTGACCGGCTGGTGGTTCCACCGGGTCCGGTATCTGCTGGCGCTGGAGCTGGCCGGGATCCTCTCCCCGCTCGCGCTGCTTCCCAGCCGGTTGTTCAGCGGTCCCGGGCACGCACCGACCCTCGAGGGCCAGTACGTGCTCAAGGACATCGTGTTGCTCGCCGCGGCGATCGTCCTCGCCACACGAGCGTCCACAGCAGACAGTTCCACCGTTCCCGCCGTCCCCGCGCAACGAGACCACCGGGCAGCAGCCGCGGCGCCCGTGCGCGCGACCGATCCGGTGGCGGCCGGGTTCCGAACCACCCGGGAACGGTAG
- a CDS encoding IniB N-terminal domain-containing protein, whose amino-acid sequence MNPAQSLYEFTLNLLNDPSARTAFGDDPQGTLDGAGLGDISGADLHDILPLVLDFAPVGTLGGQNGLDLGSITTGQAGAIEQLKALTQNLSLGDATSENNVLGAVSGMTALTQNITDPFSAAGDLTSSIDHVGGGQLDPVTTVTGAVGDVTGHVAGGDVTGALDGGNLTSGLQNVSGLTSAVDGAQGVGSTIGDLTGNLGVNTGLEHTIGDVTAHGVGDITSHVGDISHNGTLGDVTSHVGDIASHSGNISDVHDVVGNIGEGALSGNIGADLSHLTIGSGNDFHLPH is encoded by the coding sequence ATGAACCCGGCGCAGTCGCTGTACGAATTCACGCTCAACCTGCTCAACGACCCGTCCGCCCGCACCGCCTTCGGCGACGACCCGCAGGGCACGCTCGACGGCGCGGGCCTCGGCGACATCTCCGGCGCCGACCTGCACGACATCCTCCCGCTCGTCCTGGACTTCGCGCCGGTGGGCACCCTGGGCGGCCAGAACGGCCTGGACCTCGGCTCGATCACCACCGGCCAGGCCGGCGCCATCGAGCAGCTCAAGGCCCTCACCCAGAACCTCTCCCTCGGCGACGCCACCTCCGAGAACAACGTGCTGGGCGCCGTCAGCGGGATGACCGCCCTCACCCAGAACATCACCGATCCCTTCAGCGCGGCGGGTGACCTCACCAGCTCCATCGACCACGTCGGCGGCGGCCAGCTCGACCCGGTCACCACGGTGACCGGCGCGGTCGGCGACGTCACCGGGCACGTCGCGGGCGGCGACGTCACCGGCGCTCTCGACGGCGGAAACCTCACCTCGGGCCTGCAGAACGTCTCCGGGCTGACCTCGGCCGTCGACGGCGCGCAGGGCGTCGGCTCGACGATCGGCGACCTCACCGGCAACCTCGGTGTGAACACCGGGCTCGAGCACACGATCGGCGACGTCACCGCGCACGGCGTCGGCGACATCACGAGCCACGTCGGCGACATCTCGCACAACGGCACCCTCGGCGACGTCACCAGCCACGTCGGCGACATCGCCTCGCACAGCGGCAACATCTCCGACGTCCACGACGTCGTCGGCAACATCGGCGAAGGCGCCCTCAGCGGCAACATCGGCGCCGACCTGAGCCACCTGACCATCGGTTCCGGTAACGACTTCCACCTGCCGCACTGA
- a CDS encoding molybdopterin-dependent oxidoreductase: MTATELDTLEAPSAPSCARLRFFAAAFTGILALAAALATGHLVAGFISINASPYLAVGNGAIDLTPVELKDFAVRTFGTYDKLVLLGSMAVVMVLAAALAGVLSRRSPVPGTVVIVLFGLLGGFAVSRRPDLTTVALLAPIASLVTGVAVFLLLHRIAPRVWREADSDEKTGTSRRSFLLGGAGVAVGAGAMGLGGRLISSTRDATASREAIGKLVPARTAPMIPADADFAKLGTPPFLTPNDKFYRVDTALSVPQLRAEDWSLRLHGMVDREVRFSYNDIRNRPLVERTVTMTCVSNEVGGDYVSTSNFIGVDLADLLAEAGVKPGAEQLFCTSVDGWTSGTPVAAGQDRARGAMLAIGMNGEPLPLEHGFPARLVTPGLYGYVSATKWVVDIEVTTWAARQAYWLKRSWSQEAPIKTESRIDSHRGFANVQKGKVRVAGVAWAQHTGIEKVEVRMDQGPWQETTLSKEVNLNTWRMWWTEIDIPAGVHQVFCRATDKSGYTQTDMRAGTVPNGATGWHNVTFTAA; the protein is encoded by the coding sequence ATGACCGCCACCGAACTCGACACCCTGGAAGCCCCGTCGGCACCGTCGTGCGCCCGGCTGCGATTCTTCGCCGCCGCGTTCACCGGAATCCTCGCGCTCGCCGCCGCGCTGGCGACCGGGCACCTCGTGGCCGGGTTCATCAGCATCAACGCCTCCCCCTACCTCGCGGTCGGCAACGGCGCCATCGACCTCACCCCGGTCGAGCTGAAGGACTTCGCCGTCCGCACCTTCGGCACCTACGACAAGCTCGTGCTGCTGGGCAGCATGGCGGTGGTCATGGTGCTGGCCGCGGCACTCGCCGGTGTCCTGTCCCGACGGTCACCGGTGCCCGGGACGGTCGTCATCGTCCTGTTCGGACTGCTCGGCGGATTCGCCGTGTCCCGCCGCCCCGACCTGACGACCGTCGCGCTGCTGGCCCCGATCGCGAGCCTCGTGACCGGCGTGGCCGTGTTCCTGCTCCTGCACCGCATCGCGCCCCGTGTCTGGCGGGAAGCGGACTCCGACGAGAAGACCGGAACATCGCGACGGTCGTTCCTGCTGGGCGGCGCCGGGGTGGCCGTCGGCGCGGGCGCGATGGGTCTCGGCGGCCGGCTGATCAGCTCGACCCGGGACGCGACGGCGTCGCGGGAGGCGATCGGCAAGCTCGTGCCCGCGCGGACCGCGCCGATGATCCCGGCCGACGCCGACTTCGCCAAGCTCGGAACCCCGCCGTTCCTGACGCCGAACGACAAGTTCTACCGCGTCGACACCGCGTTGTCGGTGCCTCAGCTGCGCGCCGAGGACTGGAGCCTGCGCCTGCACGGCATGGTCGACCGCGAAGTCCGTTTCAGCTACAACGACATCCGCAACCGGCCGTTGGTCGAGCGGACGGTCACGATGACGTGCGTGTCCAATGAGGTCGGTGGCGACTACGTGTCGACGTCGAACTTCATCGGCGTCGACCTGGCCGACCTGCTCGCCGAAGCCGGCGTGAAACCCGGCGCCGAGCAGCTGTTCTGCACCAGCGTCGACGGCTGGACGTCGGGCACGCCGGTCGCGGCAGGGCAGGACCGCGCCCGCGGCGCGATGCTCGCGATCGGGATGAACGGCGAGCCGCTGCCGCTGGAGCACGGCTTCCCGGCCCGGCTCGTCACCCCCGGCCTCTACGGCTACGTCTCGGCGACGAAATGGGTCGTGGACATCGAGGTCACGACGTGGGCGGCGCGCCAGGCGTACTGGCTCAAGCGGAGCTGGAGCCAGGAGGCGCCGATCAAGACGGAGTCCCGGATCGACTCCCACCGCGGCTTCGCCAACGTCCAAAAGGGAAAGGTGCGGGTCGCCGGGGTCGCGTGGGCACAGCACACCGGGATCGAGAAGGTCGAGGTGCGCATGGACCAGGGTCCGTGGCAGGAGACGACGTTGTCGAAGGAGGTCAACCTGAACACCTGGCGGATGTGGTGGACCGAAATCGACATCCCTGCCGGGGTGCACCAGGTGTTCTGCCGTGCCACGGACAAGTCCGGCTACACCCAGACCGACATGCGCGCGGGCACCGTCCCGAACGGCGCTACAGGGTGGCACAACGTCACGTTCACCGCCGCCTGA
- a CDS encoding beta-ketoacyl-ACP synthase III, producing MPGSTVVSFGHYQPGRTVTNDELADRLGTSDAWIRERVGVHSRRVAAPGESVADMATAAAEAALRRSGCSAADVDLVIVATCTAFDRMPNVACRVAERLGITAPGAFDLNAACSGFSYALAAADHAIRADAATRAIVVGVDKMSDFLDWTDRTTCVIFGDAAAAAVVERAPAGIGPVVWGSDPAKGRCITLEAAGPGSLPAVFRQEGQAVFRWATTALAPIAREACRRAGVDPADLGGVVTHQANVRIIQALARKVGATGAVIATDVAESGNTSAASIPLALSKLVERRAIVAGAPVLLFGFGAGLTFAGQVISCP from the coding sequence ATGCCAGGCTCCACAGTGGTCTCGTTCGGGCACTACCAGCCGGGCCGGACGGTGACGAACGACGAGCTGGCGGACCGGCTGGGAACGTCGGATGCGTGGATCCGCGAACGGGTGGGCGTGCACAGCCGCCGGGTCGCGGCCCCCGGCGAGTCGGTCGCCGACATGGCGACAGCCGCCGCGGAAGCCGCGTTGCGGCGGTCCGGGTGCAGCGCCGCCGACGTCGACCTCGTGATCGTCGCGACGTGCACGGCGTTCGATCGGATGCCCAACGTCGCCTGCCGGGTCGCCGAACGGCTGGGGATCACCGCACCCGGCGCGTTCGACCTCAACGCGGCGTGCTCGGGGTTCTCCTACGCGCTGGCCGCGGCCGACCACGCCATCCGGGCGGACGCCGCGACCCGGGCGATCGTGGTCGGCGTCGACAAGATGAGCGACTTCCTCGACTGGACCGACCGGACCACGTGCGTGATCTTCGGCGACGCCGCCGCGGCCGCCGTCGTCGAGCGCGCCCCGGCCGGGATCGGGCCGGTGGTGTGGGGCTCGGACCCGGCGAAGGGCCGCTGCATCACGCTCGAAGCCGCCGGGCCCGGCTCGCTGCCCGCGGTGTTCCGGCAAGAGGGCCAAGCGGTGTTCCGCTGGGCCACCACCGCACTCGCCCCGATCGCCCGGGAAGCGTGCCGCCGCGCCGGCGTCGACCCGGCCGACCTCGGCGGGGTCGTCACCCACCAGGCCAACGTCCGCATCATCCAAGCGCTGGCCCGCAAGGTCGGTGCGACCGGCGCGGTGATCGCGACGGACGTGGCCGAGTCCGGCAACACCTCGGCCGCGAGCATCCCGCTGGCGTTGTCGAAGCTCGTCGAGCGCCGGGCGATCGTGGCGGGCGCGCCGGTGCTGCTGTTCGGTTTCGGCGCCGGGCTGACGTTCGCCGGGCAGGTCATCAGCTGCCCATGA
- a CDS encoding fasciclin domain-containing protein — MRNLRIAGIGLTAAAALTLTACSGSDSASSGSSSAPAPSSSAAAPSSSADAGASDGMTTNADVFGPACSQLPQGSAPGSLDSMGPQPVASAASTNPLLTKLVAAVKATNLVDTLNSQQAITVFAPADPAFAALGDAKFNELAGKPAELAPILQYHVVGKRYNAKGLESAGTLDTLNTAGGPLKIEGSGDNLTVNGAKILCGNIPTKNATVFVIDKVLTPGTNK, encoded by the coding sequence GTGCGTAATCTTCGTATTGCCGGTATTGGTCTGACCGCGGCCGCCGCGCTCACCCTCACCGCGTGCAGCGGCAGCGACTCCGCGTCTTCGGGCAGCTCGAGTGCGCCCGCGCCGTCCTCGTCCGCGGCCGCCCCGTCCTCCAGCGCCGACGCGGGCGCCTCGGACGGCATGACCACCAACGCCGACGTCTTCGGCCCCGCCTGCTCCCAGCTGCCGCAGGGTTCCGCGCCGGGTTCGCTCGACTCGATGGGCCCGCAGCCCGTCGCCTCCGCCGCCTCGACCAACCCGCTGCTGACCAAGCTCGTCGCCGCGGTCAAGGCCACCAACCTGGTCGACACCCTCAACAGCCAGCAGGCCATCACCGTGTTCGCGCCCGCCGACCCGGCCTTCGCCGCCCTCGGCGACGCGAAGTTCAACGAACTGGCGGGCAAGCCGGCCGAGCTGGCCCCGATCCTGCAGTACCACGTCGTCGGCAAGCGCTACAACGCCAAGGGCCTCGAAAGCGCCGGCACCCTCGACACGCTGAACACCGCCGGCGGGCCGCTGAAGATCGAGGGCTCGGGCGACAACCTGACCGTCAACGGCGCGAAGATCCTGTGCGGCAACATCCCCACCAAGAACGCCACCGTCTTCGTGATCGACAAGGTCCTCACCCCGGGCACCAACAAGTAA
- the sigK gene encoding ECF RNA polymerase sigma factor SigK gives MTARAVALRAAPDTGPEPENTPEQLLARTALGDEQAFAALYDHLAGPIFGTVLHVLRSRAYAEEVTQEVLLEIWRKAATFDPARGRVQSWALTIAHRRAIDRVRAEQSAVDREERADRLDLRRPYDDVTETTLDQLDRAQVRAALAVLTELQRESILLAYFQGYTCREVSEKLGVAIGTVKTRMRDGLVRLRDALGVHR, from the coding sequence ATGACCGCCCGCGCAGTCGCGCTCCGCGCCGCCCCCGACACGGGGCCGGAGCCGGAGAACACGCCGGAACAGCTGCTCGCCCGGACCGCGCTCGGCGACGAGCAAGCCTTCGCCGCGCTCTACGACCACCTGGCCGGGCCGATCTTCGGCACCGTGCTCCACGTGCTGCGCTCACGGGCGTACGCCGAAGAAGTCACCCAGGAGGTCCTGCTCGAGATCTGGCGCAAGGCGGCGACGTTCGACCCCGCGCGCGGACGAGTGCAGTCCTGGGCGCTGACCATCGCGCACCGGCGCGCGATCGACCGGGTCCGTGCCGAGCAGTCGGCGGTCGACCGGGAGGAGCGAGCCGACCGGCTGGACCTGCGTCGCCCTTACGACGACGTCACCGAGACGACGCTGGACCAGCTCGACCGAGCGCAGGTTCGCGCCGCGTTGGCGGTGCTGACCGAGCTCCAGCGGGAGTCGATCCTGCTCGCCTACTTTCAGGGTTACACCTGCCGGGAGGTTTCCGAGAAACTCGGTGTCGCGATCGGCACCGTCAAGACCCGCATGCGGGACGGACTGGTCCGCCTGCGCGACGCTCTGGGAGTGCACCGATGA
- a CDS encoding ATP-binding protein, translated as MDFDQELARLTDRLAAAAKTTVALSDRPDLRQVRSVVAEALTFGACPDDRFGGVLLVIDELVGNAYQHTTAVHELRVTRAAENLLVEVRDADPDVTPVRACGPGSGRFGLRLVDQLTVDWGVRADSVGKVVWALVPLKVFPAVP; from the coding sequence ATGGATTTCGACCAGGAGTTGGCGCGACTCACCGATCGGCTCGCCGCGGCGGCCAAAACGACGGTCGCGCTCAGCGATCGGCCGGATCTTCGCCAGGTTCGGTCCGTGGTCGCCGAGGCGCTCACCTTCGGGGCGTGCCCCGACGATCGGTTCGGCGGTGTCCTGCTCGTGATCGACGAACTGGTCGGCAATGCCTACCAGCACACCACCGCGGTCCACGAGTTGCGGGTCACCCGCGCCGCCGAGAACCTGCTGGTCGAAGTCCGTGACGCGGATCCGGACGTCACGCCGGTGCGCGCGTGTGGGCCGGGATCCGGCCGATTCGGCCTCCGGTTGGTGGACCAGCTGACCGTGGACTGGGGCGTTCGCGCCGACAGCGTGGGCAAGGTGGTGTGGGCGCTGGTACCGCTCAAGGTCTTTCCCGCCGTTCCCTGA
- a CDS encoding LuxR C-terminal-related transcriptional regulator, which translates to MQELLSAPLQKLLAGIDTRPEDPVRVILSGPPGHGKSTVLTAIGRHYRAAGVPVIDRAALPGASSATGGAVLVDDADTLTPSAAEALVRLAGETSRLVLTHTPGAAGSIAAPLATTEARHLRLAPWATEDVARFATSVLGRSLTGERATAVQQATAGVPRLVARCFALPAEELVDQLRAELDGLGEAALTYLVAAGIGGEHDVELLATVLDDVAAVVAGIRAAGLLAAGDTVPPLVARAVRDHVTPGRQLAVLVRLLETRLASGQPVLPITRELRRLGATGDLPRAGLEAAAAEAAADDPGLAADLYAAAAREGSPVERLAPGWARAAVLAGRLDTALRLGDELLSAAVPEARAEGALLTGTVLARRGDLARGAELLRWSGDPGARRLADLAGIALGHVLPEADEPPSRPLSAYGHVAGRLLDGIRASVSGRPDTALATLLGAADSAAATGVDHLLPDSPAVLTAVVALHAGEFELARGVLTRAAANKRHTLLLGWTELLAGDLTAAAAHRTAVRHQDVVLAPRDDLLLRALDLGLARRGETPEAVRKHWNPAYEAMMRQPLDLFTLLPLGELLVAAARLGEGFRVAAHHDRALALLERHGSPPLWADWLRWSAFHAAIVGGDRETARRSLGSFDPVAGRLGSALAAAGAQWLAVLDGAVEPDRVLAAADSLHRAGLRWDAARLAGQAAIRATDRAAMISLLRAAKRFTHGMTAPEEPAAVTPAEPPALTTREREIGRLLVDGHIYREIGERLHISGKTVEHHVGRIRAKLGVTDRRTLVTLLSGMLGDDG; encoded by the coding sequence GTGCAGGAGCTGCTGTCGGCCCCGCTGCAGAAGTTGCTGGCCGGGATCGACACCCGGCCGGAGGACCCGGTCCGGGTGATCCTGTCGGGGCCACCCGGGCACGGGAAGTCGACGGTGCTGACCGCGATCGGCCGGCACTACCGCGCCGCCGGGGTCCCGGTGATCGACCGCGCCGCCCTGCCCGGGGCCTCTTCCGCGACCGGCGGGGCCGTCCTGGTCGACGACGCGGACACGCTCACCCCGTCGGCTGCCGAGGCCCTCGTGCGCCTGGCCGGCGAGACGTCCCGCCTCGTGCTCACCCACACCCCCGGCGCGGCGGGGTCGATCGCCGCACCGCTGGCCACTACGGAGGCCCGACACCTGCGCTTGGCGCCGTGGGCGACGGAGGACGTGGCTCGCTTCGCCACGAGCGTGCTCGGGCGGTCGCTGACCGGCGAGCGGGCAACCGCGGTACAGCAGGCGACGGCGGGTGTCCCGAGGCTGGTGGCCCGGTGCTTCGCCCTACCCGCCGAGGAGCTGGTCGACCAGCTGCGCGCCGAGCTGGACGGACTCGGCGAGGCCGCGCTGACCTACCTCGTGGCCGCCGGGATCGGCGGCGAGCACGACGTGGAACTGCTCGCCACGGTGTTGGACGACGTCGCGGCCGTCGTCGCCGGGATCCGTGCCGCCGGACTGCTCGCCGCCGGCGACACCGTGCCCCCGCTCGTGGCGCGGGCGGTCCGCGACCACGTCACCCCCGGCCGGCAGCTGGCTGTGCTGGTCCGGCTGCTCGAGACCCGATTGGCCTCCGGGCAGCCGGTCCTGCCGATCACCCGGGAACTGCGGCGTCTCGGGGCGACCGGCGACCTGCCGCGCGCCGGGCTCGAAGCGGCGGCCGCCGAGGCGGCCGCCGACGACCCTGGGCTGGCCGCCGACCTCTACGCCGCGGCGGCCCGCGAAGGCAGTCCGGTGGAGCGCCTGGCGCCTGGCTGGGCCCGGGCCGCGGTGCTCGCCGGGCGGCTGGACACGGCCTTGCGGCTCGGGGACGAACTGCTGAGCGCGGCGGTGCCCGAAGCGCGGGCCGAGGGGGCCCTGCTCACTGGCACCGTCCTCGCCCGCCGCGGCGACCTCGCCCGCGGTGCCGAGCTTCTGCGCTGGTCGGGCGACCCGGGGGCGCGCCGGCTCGCGGACCTCGCCGGGATCGCGCTCGGGCACGTGCTGCCCGAGGCCGACGAGCCTCCGTCACGACCGCTGTCCGCCTACGGGCATGTCGCGGGCCGGCTGCTCGACGGGATCCGGGCATCGGTCTCGGGTCGTCCGGACACGGCGCTGGCGACGCTGCTCGGCGCCGCGGACTCCGCCGCGGCCACCGGCGTCGACCACCTGCTGCCGGACTCGCCCGCGGTCCTGACGGCCGTGGTGGCCTTGCACGCCGGGGAGTTCGAGCTCGCGCGCGGCGTCCTCACCCGGGCGGCGGCGAACAAGCGGCACACCTTGCTGCTCGGCTGGACCGAGCTGCTCGCCGGCGACCTCACCGCCGCCGCGGCCCACCGGACGGCCGTACGTCACCAAGACGTCGTCCTGGCGCCCCGCGACGACCTGCTCCTACGGGCCCTCGACCTCGGGCTCGCGCGACGCGGCGAGACTCCGGAAGCGGTGCGCAAGCACTGGAACCCGGCTTACGAGGCGATGATGCGCCAGCCGCTCGACCTGTTCACCCTGCTGCCGCTCGGCGAGCTACTGGTCGCGGCGGCCCGGCTGGGCGAGGGCTTCCGCGTCGCCGCGCACCACGATCGTGCCCTCGCCCTGCTGGAACGGCACGGCTCACCACCGCTGTGGGCGGACTGGCTGCGCTGGTCGGCGTTCCACGCCGCGATCGTCGGCGGTGACCGGGAAACCGCACGAAGATCGCTGGGTTCGTTCGATCCGGTCGCCGGGCGGCTCGGGTCCGCGCTGGCCGCGGCCGGCGCGCAATGGCTCGCTGTCCTGGACGGCGCCGTCGAGCCGGATCGGGTGCTGGCCGCGGCAGACAGCCTGCATCGAGCCGGTCTTCGCTGGGACGCGGCGCGGCTGGCCGGGCAGGCGGCGATCCGCGCCACCGACCGCGCGGCGATGATTTCCCTGCTGCGTGCGGCCAAACGGTTCACCCACGGCATGACCGCTCCCGAAGAGCCGGCCGCGGTCACGCCGGCCGAACCGCCCGCGTTGACCACACGCGAACGCGAAATCGGCCGCCTGCTCGTGGACGGCCACATCTACCGTGAGATCGGCGAGCGGCTCCACATCTCCGGCAAGACGGTCGAACACCACGTCGGGCGGATCCGCGCCAAGCTCGGCGTCACCGATCGCCGCACGCTCGTGACGCTGCTGAGCGGCATGCTCGGCGACGACGGATGA
- a CDS encoding anti-sigma factor yields the protein MTTADAHILAGAYTLDAVDDLERAAFVRHVGECPTCAGEVAGFRETAAHLGAAAAVAPDPGLRRRVLAEISQTRQLPPRVPAEPAVPARRRPWRKRALIGIASVAAAAAVLVGGISIGLDHSVPGNPVPVADGGAVTSAPDATTVRTAVAGGSVSATVSRQLGKVLVAAEGLPPLDAGHAYEVWLTGAGAPRSAGLLEPGGIVQAPLPAEIDGVSVTVEPATGSLQPTTPSVVDLEVS from the coding sequence ATGACCACCGCCGACGCCCACATCCTCGCCGGCGCGTACACCCTCGACGCGGTCGACGACCTCGAACGCGCCGCCTTCGTCCGGCACGTGGGTGAATGTCCCACCTGCGCGGGCGAGGTCGCGGGGTTCCGGGAGACCGCCGCCCACCTGGGTGCTGCCGCGGCGGTCGCTCCCGACCCCGGCCTGCGCCGCCGTGTGCTGGCCGAGATCTCCCAGACGCGGCAGCTGCCGCCCCGCGTCCCGGCCGAACCCGCCGTTCCGGCACGACGGCGCCCGTGGCGCAAGCGCGCGCTGATCGGTATCGCGTCCGTCGCCGCCGCCGCGGCGGTCCTCGTCGGCGGGATCAGCATCGGGCTGGACCACTCGGTCCCCGGCAACCCGGTGCCGGTGGCCGACGGCGGCGCGGTGACGTCCGCGCCGGACGCGACCACCGTGCGCACGGCCGTGGCCGGCGGCTCGGTCTCGGCCACGGTCTCCCGGCAGCTGGGCAAAGTCCTCGTCGCCGCGGAGGGCCTGCCACCGCTGGACGCGGGCCACGCCTACGAGGTGTGGCTGACGGGGGCGGGCGCGCCGCGGTCGGCGGGACTGCTCGAGCCCGGGGGCATCGTCCAGGCCCCGCTGCCCGCCGAAATCGACGGTGTCTCGGTGACGGTCGAGCCCGCCACCGGATCGCTGCAGCCGACCACGCCGTCGGTTGTGGACCTCGAGGTCAGCTGA
- a CDS encoding fasciclin domain-containing protein, whose amino-acid sequence MAPATSMSASAAGMTGSPDGVTTNADVFGPACSQLPPGSAPGSLDSMGPQPVASAASTNPLLTKLIAAVKATNLVDTLDSQEAITVFAPADPAFAALGDAKFAELAGKPAELAPILQYHVVGKRYDAKGLATAGSVDTLNTAGGPVKIEGSGENMTVNGAKILCGNIPTKNATVFVIDKVLTPGTTK is encoded by the coding sequence ATGGCCCCCGCGACGTCGATGTCGGCGAGCGCCGCGGGCATGACGGGATCCCCGGACGGCGTGACGACCAACGCCGACGTGTTCGGCCCCGCCTGCTCCCAGCTGCCACCGGGCTCCGCGCCCGGCTCGCTCGACTCCATGGGCCCGCAGCCGGTCGCCTCGGCCGCGTCGACCAACCCGCTGCTGACCAAGCTCATCGCCGCGGTGAAGGCCACCAACCTGGTCGACACACTCGACAGCCAGGAAGCGATCACGGTGTTCGCGCCCGCCGACCCGGCGTTCGCCGCGTTGGGCGACGCGAAGTTCGCCGAGCTGGCGGGCAAGCCGGCCGAGCTGGCGCCGATCTTGCAGTACCACGTCGTCGGCAAGCGCTACGACGCCAAAGGCCTCGCCACGGCCGGCTCGGTCGACACCTTGAACACGGCCGGCGGCCCGGTCAAGATCGAGGGCTCGGGCGAGAACATGACCGTCAACGGCGCGAAGATCCTCTGCGGCAACATCCCCACGAAGAACGCCACGGTCTTCGTGATCGACAAGGTGCTGACTCCCGGCACCACCAAGTAG